In a genomic window of Phacochoerus africanus isolate WHEZ1 chromosome 6, ROS_Pafr_v1, whole genome shotgun sequence:
- the LOC125128866 gene encoding olfactory receptor 10X1-like has translation MKINHTILKEFILVGFSVYPHAQTFLFVVFFCLYLLTLTGNLAIMYLTWVDRCLHTPMYLFLSALSFSETCYTLTIIPKMLSHLLTKNRGISVIGCGMQMYFFLGFGGTHSIILTLMGFDRFLAICNPLRYPLLMTNVVCGQLVASAWVAGFIISITETALIFRGSFCGPNLVKHFFCHMRAVVRLSCLDSELTELIVTAISVSALTGTFLLIILTYVFILSAVLRIPSAEGKQKAFSTCASHLTVVIIHFGFASIVYLKPGASGGDDAVIAVPYTVVTPFLSPLIFSLRNKDMKSAFRKVLAKTSSLNK, from the coding sequence ATGAAGATCAATCACACAATTCTGAAAGAATTCATCCTTGTTGGCTTCTCTGTTTACCCACATGCACAGACATTCCTCTTTGTGGTTTTCTTCTGCCTCTACCTTCTCACCCTCACAGGGAACCTGGCCATCATGTATCTAACGTGGGTAGACAGGTGTCTCCACACTCCTATGTACCTCTTCCTTAGTGCACTCTCTTTCTCTGAGACCTGCTACACATTGACCATTATCCCCAAGATGCTCTCGCATCTCCTGACCAAGAACAGGGGCATTTCAGTCATAGGATGTGGCATgcagatgtatttcttcttgggaTTTGGTGGCACTCACAGTATCATTCTCACTTTGATGGGTTTTGATCGCTTCCTTGCCATCTGCAACCCTCTCAGATATCCACTGCTTATGACCAACGTGGTATGTGGGCAACTTGTGGCCTCTGCTTGGGTTGCTGGCTTCATTATCTCTATTACTGAGACTGCACTGATATTCAGGGGCTCTTTCTGTGGCCCCAACCTTGTCAAACACTTCTTCTGTCACATGCGGGCAGTGGTGAGGCTGTCCTGTCTAGACAGTGAACTCACTGAGCTCATTGTAACAGCAATCTCAGTGTCAGCCTTGACGGGCACCTTCCTGCTCATCATCCTCACTTATGTTTTCATTCTCTCCGCTGTCCTCAGGATCCCTTCAGCTGAGGGCAAGCAGAAGGCGTTTTCTACCTGTGCTTCCCACCTCACGGTGGTCATCATCCACTTTGGGTTTGCATCTATTGTCTATCTGAAGCCAGGAGCATCAGGGGGAGATGACGCAGTCATAGCAGTCCCTTACACTGTCGTTACTCCTTTCCTCAGCCCTCTCATTTTCAGCCTCAGGAATAAGGACATGAAGAGTGCTTTCAGAAAGGTGCTTGCAAAGACAAGTTCCTTGAATAAATAA